From Afipia carboxidovorans OM5, one genomic window encodes:
- a CDS encoding DUF2312 domain-containing protein — MATAAAAKEDVAHRFAKDQLKAIIERIERLEEEKKTISDDIRDVYAEAKGNGFDVKALRTIVRMRKQDANEREEQETILETYMQALGML; from the coding sequence ATGGCCACAGCCGCCGCCGCGAAGGAAGACGTCGCCCACCGTTTCGCCAAGGATCAGCTCAAGGCGATCATCGAGCGCATCGAGCGGCTGGAAGAAGAGAAGAAGACGATCTCCGACGACATTCGCGACGTCTACGCCGAGGCCAAGGGCAACGGCTTCGACGTCAAGGCGCTGCGCACCATCGTGCGCATGCGCAAGCAGGACGCCAACGAGCGCGAGGAGCAGGAAACCATCCTCGAGACCTACATGCAGGCGCTCGGCATGCTGTGA
- a CDS encoding DUF1244 domain-containing protein, with the protein MAIDKATQTELEAAVFRRLVAHLQRRTDVQNIDMMNLAGFCRNCLSNWMKDAADERGVPMTKDEGREAVYGMPYETWKAKYQTEATPEQVAAMKQAAASH; encoded by the coding sequence ATGGCAATCGATAAAGCAACGCAGACCGAGCTCGAGGCAGCCGTTTTCCGCCGTCTGGTCGCACATCTGCAGAGGCGCACCGACGTGCAGAACATCGACATGATGAATCTGGCGGGGTTTTGCCGCAACTGTCTATCGAACTGGATGAAGGACGCGGCCGACGAGCGCGGCGTGCCGATGACCAAGGACGAGGGGCGCGAGGCGGTCTACGGCATGCCCTATGAGACCTGGAAGGCGAAGTATCAGACCGAGGCGACACCCGAGCAGGTCGCGGCGATGAAACAGGCCGCCGCCAGCCACTAA
- a CDS encoding DUF1036 domain-containing protein, giving the protein MNMRLFALRFALPLLVGSLLAVPALCAFPAPAHADFRLCNNTSSRVGIALGYKDAEGWVTEGWWNISSHACETLLKGTLVARYYYIYGLDYDRGGEWSGQAFMCSRDKEFTIKGTDNCLARGYDRTGFYEVDTGEQRSWTVQLTEAGEQNVPRMQPTLPGLPNAPGAGQPGGTLPPPAPLPTPGTGKNQ; this is encoded by the coding sequence ATGAACATGCGGTTGTTTGCCTTGCGTTTTGCTCTTCCCCTCCTTGTGGGATCCCTCCTTGCCGTGCCTGCGCTGTGCGCCTTCCCCGCACCGGCGCACGCCGACTTCCGCCTGTGCAACAACACATCGAGCCGGGTCGGCATCGCGCTCGGCTACAAGGACGCGGAAGGCTGGGTGACGGAGGGGTGGTGGAATATCTCCTCCCACGCGTGCGAAACCCTGCTCAAAGGCACGCTGGTGGCGCGCTATTATTACATCTACGGCCTCGATTACGACCGTGGCGGCGAATGGTCCGGCCAAGCCTTCATGTGCTCGCGCGACAAGGAATTCACCATCAAGGGCACCGACAACTGTCTCGCCCGCGGTTACGACCGTACCGGCTTCTATGAAGTCGATACCGGCGAGCAGCGCTCCTGGACCGTGCAGCTCACCGAAGCCGGCGAGCAGAACGTGCCGCGCATGCAGCCGACCCTGCCCGGCCTGCCGAACGCGCCCGGCGCCGGCCAGCCCGGCGGCACATTGCCGCCACCCGCACCACTGCCCACGCCGGGAACCGGAAAAAATCAATGA